One window from the genome of Dermacentor silvarum isolate Dsil-2018 chromosome 7, BIME_Dsil_1.4, whole genome shotgun sequence encodes:
- the LOC119457816 gene encoding TFIIA-alpha and beta-like factor isoform X1, whose amino-acid sequence MAAAGVPKLYRSVIEDVINGVKDVFLDEGVDEQALQELRQIWEKKLLESKAIDPPDHPVPAPASRPQATATLQPTPQAILEKIPRRNPAFAATAQPLTIGPNGLVQPTLVQYHTPIRASGLVDQKLIITQPGQTVMSSSAAAAALALHPDVAASLIQGGVLNMAERQAGNPGQLQFHPVVTLAGEPYTTTTAAGQVPTQVVTAASAQPGVGNVVQLDGARDTSDEDDDEDEFNEDEEEGNEDGPQEDENEDGPQEEVEPLNSDDDVSDEEATENFEIDNVVVCQYDKISRSRNRWKFHFKDGIMNLQGKDYVFQKAVGDAEW is encoded by the exons ATGGCCGCAGCTGGCGTG CCCAAGCTGTACAGGAGTGTCATCGAAGATGTCATCAATGGAGTGAAAGATGTCTTCCTGGATGAAGGCGTCGACGAACAAGCTCTTCAGGAGCTGCGTCAG ATCTGGGAGAAGAAGCTCCTCGAGTCAAAGGCCATCGACCCACCAGACCACCCGGTGCCCGCCCCTGCCAGTCGGCCACAGGCTACAGCTACATTGCAGCCTACCCCACAGG cCATATTGGAAAAGATACCGAGACGCAACCCTGCTTTTGCAGCCACTGCCCAACCGCTGACGATAGGACCAAATGGCCTGGTGCAGCCCACCCTGGTGCAATACCACACACCGATTCGGGCCTCGGGTCTGGTGGACCAAAAGCTGATCATCACTCAGCCCGGCCAGACGGTCATG TCTTCTTCAGCCGCAGCTGCCGCTCTGGCCCTCCACCCCGACGTTGCCGCCAGCCTGATCCAGGGGGGTGTCCTCAACATGGCTGAGCGCCAGGCGGGCAACCCCGGGCAACTCCAGTTTCATCCCGTCGTCACTCTCGCAGGCGAGCcctacaccaccaccaccgcggcAGGACAG GTGCCTACGCAAGTGGTGACGGCCGCATCTGCGCAACCCGGCGTGGGCAACGTCGTCCAACTGGACGGAGCACGAGACACGAGTGATGAGGATGACGACGAAGACGAGTTCAATGAAGACGAGGAGGAGGGCAATGAGGATGGGCCTCAGGAGGACGAAAATGAGGACGGTCCCCAGGAGGAGGTGGAGCCACTCAACTCGGACGACGACGTGTCGGACGAGGAGGCCACCGAGAACTTTGAAATTGACAACGTGGTTGTCTGCCAGTACGACAAG ATATCACGGAGTCGCAATCGGTGGAAGTTTCACTTCAAAGATGGAATAATGAACCTCCAAGGAAAGGACTACGTCTTCCAGAAGGCAGTCGGGGACGCCGAGTGGTGA
- the LOC119457816 gene encoding transcription initiation factor IIA subunit 1-like isoform X2: MAAAGVPKLYRSVIEDVINGVKDVFLDEGVDEQALQELRQIWEKKLLESKAIDPPDHPVPAPASRPQATATLQPTPQATAQPLTIGPNGLVQPTLVQYHTPIRASGLVDQKLIITQPGQTVMSSSAAAAALALHPDVAASLIQGGVLNMAERQAGNPGQLQFHPVVTLAGEPYTTTTAAGQVPTQVVTAASAQPGVGNVVQLDGARDTSDEDDDEDEFNEDEEEGNEDGPQEDENEDGPQEEVEPLNSDDDVSDEEATENFEIDNVVVCQYDKISRSRNRWKFHFKDGIMNLQGKDYVFQKAVGDAEW; encoded by the exons ATGGCCGCAGCTGGCGTG CCCAAGCTGTACAGGAGTGTCATCGAAGATGTCATCAATGGAGTGAAAGATGTCTTCCTGGATGAAGGCGTCGACGAACAAGCTCTTCAGGAGCTGCGTCAG ATCTGGGAGAAGAAGCTCCTCGAGTCAAAGGCCATCGACCCACCAGACCACCCGGTGCCCGCCCCTGCCAGTCGGCCACAGGCTACAGCTACATTGCAGCCTACCCCACAGG CCACTGCCCAACCGCTGACGATAGGACCAAATGGCCTGGTGCAGCCCACCCTGGTGCAATACCACACACCGATTCGGGCCTCGGGTCTGGTGGACCAAAAGCTGATCATCACTCAGCCCGGCCAGACGGTCATG TCTTCTTCAGCCGCAGCTGCCGCTCTGGCCCTCCACCCCGACGTTGCCGCCAGCCTGATCCAGGGGGGTGTCCTCAACATGGCTGAGCGCCAGGCGGGCAACCCCGGGCAACTCCAGTTTCATCCCGTCGTCACTCTCGCAGGCGAGCcctacaccaccaccaccgcggcAGGACAG GTGCCTACGCAAGTGGTGACGGCCGCATCTGCGCAACCCGGCGTGGGCAACGTCGTCCAACTGGACGGAGCACGAGACACGAGTGATGAGGATGACGACGAAGACGAGTTCAATGAAGACGAGGAGGAGGGCAATGAGGATGGGCCTCAGGAGGACGAAAATGAGGACGGTCCCCAGGAGGAGGTGGAGCCACTCAACTCGGACGACGACGTGTCGGACGAGGAGGCCACCGAGAACTTTGAAATTGACAACGTGGTTGTCTGCCAGTACGACAAG ATATCACGGAGTCGCAATCGGTGGAAGTTTCACTTCAAAGATGGAATAATGAACCTCCAAGGAAAGGACTACGTCTTCCAGAAGGCAGTCGGGGACGCCGAGTGGTGA
- the LOC119457819 gene encoding DNA repair protein XRCC3 has protein sequence MYLRHTAARSAAPYARTAVKTTFKSTDAMAGPSEEADAVDLKMTLLEFRLSAGLSKGEASRKLASACRRAAPIELTAKTLSEPPRLSLGCPVLDEYLDGGPSTRGLIELCGESGSGKTQLCLQTSLAATAGGGNDDAHVLYICTEERFPEKRLRQMDPSAVRGERVLVAQLGEWPMLIQCLEGSLPALRRTRRVTLLVIDSVAALLRADPERAEGVRRLGALLDGLWRSGIAVLCVNQVTDVPGGRTAPSLGPGWANLVTTRLVTSRSRSGVRALRVAFAPSMSPREACRFVITADGVRGVR, from the coding sequence ATGTACCTCCGCCACACCGCGGCTCGCTCAGCGGCTCCGTACGCGCGTACTGCGGTCAAGACGACTTTCAAGTCGACCGATGCCATGGCGGGACCGTCCGAAGAAGCCGACGCCGTCGATCTGAAAATGACATTGCTGGAGTTTCGCCTGAGCGCCGGTCTCTCGAAGGGCGAAGCGAGTCGGAAGCTGGCGAGCGCGTGCCGGCGAGCAGCACCGATCGAACTCACGGCCAAGACACTTTCGGAGCCGCCGCGTCTGAGTCTGGGCTGTCCCGTGTTGGACGAATACCTCGACGGCGGCCCGAGCACTCGCGGCCTGATCGAGCTGTGCGGCGAAAGTGGCAGCGGCAAGACGCAGCTGTGCCTCCAAACGTCCCTCGCAGCCACTGCCGGAGGGGGCAACGACGACGCGCACGTTCTTTACATATGCACCGAGGAGCGCTTTCCCGAGAAGCGCCTGCGCCAGATGGACCCGAGCGCAGTACGCGGAGAACGCGTGCTCGTGGCACAGCTGGGAGAATGGCCCATGCTTATTCAGTGCCTCGAAGGCTCGCTGCCGGCGTTACGTCGAACGAGGCGCGTGACGCTTCTGGTGATCGACTCGGTCGCTGCGCTCCTGCGCGCGGACCCGGAGCGTGCCGAAGGCGTGAGGCGTCTGGGCGCCCTTCTAGACGGCCTCTGGCGATCGGGTATCGCTGTGCTGTGCGTCAACCAGGTGACGGACGTGCCCGGAGGTCGCACGGCGCCCAGCCTGGGGCCCGGCTGGGCGAACCTGGTCACCACACGCCTTGTGACGAGTCGGTCAAGGTCGGGAGTCCGCGCCCTGCGTGTCGCCTTCGCGCCTTCGATGTCGCCGAGAGAGGCGTGCCGGTTCGTTATCACTGCGGATGGCGTGCGAGGAGTGCGGTAG